A genomic window from Fusarium falciforme chromosome 2, complete sequence includes:
- a CDS encoding F-box domain-containing protein translates to MSDCRSKQPPKVLQNSNSCFTSVVLSKIRRIRVSVGIPGRTRSPDHVSGLRFEFWDSKVPVYVGQWFHEVSSLCVERGERITGFTFWQAQESHPNDADFDNSGRITGIRISKLTLGHKEIAFHFGGKDDILVYSFVENSYERLSGLAWSFDHQCGYIYACTQPRPGTSLMLHGITDSRMPGMLCWQFQGSKGNWLQVSGIDAFFIDRKFSGLVFEY, encoded by the exons ATGAGCGATTGTCGCTCGAAGCAACCCCCCAAGGTTCTTCAAAACTCCAACAGCTGTTTCACGTCTGTCGTGCTGTCCAAAATCCGACGCATTAGGGTGTCCGTCGGGATCCCTGGTCGAACACGCAGCCCTGATCATGTCTCCGGGCTTCGCTTCGAGTTTTGGGACTCTAAAGTCCCGGTCTATGTTGGCCAATGGTTCCACGAGGTTAGCAGCTTATGTGTCGAGCGCGGTGAAAGGATTACCGGCTTTACCTTCTGGCAAGCACAGGAAAGCCACCCGAACGATGCCGATTTTGATAACAGCGGCAGGATCACTGGGATCAGGATTTCCAAGCTGACTCTCGGGCATAAAGAAATTGCGTTTCATTTCGGAGGTAAAGATGACATACTTGTGTACTCTTTCGTTGAGAACTCCTACGAGAGATTG AGTGGCCTTGCATGGAGCTTTGATCACCAGTGTGGCTACATCTACGCCTGCACCCAGCCTCGTCCAGGAACCTCTTTGATGTTACACGGCATTACCGACAGCCGCATGCCGGGTATGCTATGCTGGCAGTTTCAGGGTAGCAAGGGAAACTGGCTGCAAGTTTCCGGTATTGACGCCTTTTTCATTGACCGCAAATTCTCGGGACTCGTATTCGAGTACTGA
- a CDS encoding CVNH domain-containing protein, giving the protein MNFHLEAKNVRLENDHYLRASISFDGKWEDVSLDLDLYIGNNNGALSWGGSSESLSLAEEMRYANMSNPRSDFSLEATSIRLGKDPYGGWCPVLYATLPDSNGVTKSCGIYLGRCIGIENSNLTCDISKAHLTEPVRNPDKGINYFLLPSQYRRGY; this is encoded by the exons ATGAATTTCCACCTCGAAGCCAAAAACGTGCGGCTTGAAAATGATCACTATCTTAGAGCCTCTATCTCGTTTGATGGCAAATGGGAAGACGTgagccttgacctcgatCTCTATATCGGTAATAATAACGGAGCTCTTTCTTGGGGTGGCAGTAGTGAGTCTCTATCCCTTGCAGAAGAGATGCGATATGCTAACATGTCAAACCCTCGCTCAGACTTCTCTCTCGAAGCCACTAGCATCAGACTTGGCAAGGATCCCTACGGCGGCTGGTGCCCGGTGCTTTACGCAACGCTCCCAGACTCGAACGGAGTTACCAAAAGCTGCGGCATCTACCTGGGGCGTTGCATTGGCATCGAGAATTCTAATCTCACTTGTG ATATCAGCAAAGCACACTTAACGGAGCCCGTGAGGAACCCCGACAAGGGAATCAACTACTTTCTACTTCCATCGCAGTACCGCCGTGGTTACTAG
- a CDS encoding HET domain-containing protein codes for MSTPPDSPRTQDGFESDDPADYWAEGYGPGCSICRDFNPRYLHPDDTSNSHLYSSLVRSTRDGCFTCNILGEIIIGFYKFEDASTIAFTFEDSYFVLWPIRDTSVHFWED; via the exons ATGTCAACTCCGCCAGACTCGCCCCGAACGCAAGATGGGTTTGAGAGCGACGACCCCGCCGATTACTGGGCAGAAGGATACGGGCCTGGTTGCAGCATATGCCGTGATTTTAACCCAAGATACCTCCATCCCGATGATACTAGCAACAGCCATCTCTATTCGAGCCTGGTGCGCTCCACAAGAGACGGTTGCTTTACGTGCAACATTCTGGGGGAAATCATCATTGGCTTCTACAAATTCGAGGATGCATCTACCATAGCCTTTACTTTCGAGGAT AGCTACTTTGTGCTCTGGCCTATCCGAGACACGAGCGTCCATTTTTGGGAGGATTGA
- a CDS encoding CFEM domain-containing protein — MKSVTSVSLLLLSGLASSLAQDSTKASPDTASLTLASGTASTSGTSHEVEKEHARCFQDCYRKYGSFPNCSLGKDKFFECWCDEDDWVEREEDCVWDVCGVDAYNSYGDIQRSLCAKVEAPSSKVTKTATSTSTEARTSQTTAHSESTSSASAQTGATTSETSTTSDSSSASSASSAVTQHETAGATQEPNGGVAGLASGAKAGLVVVVTYLVFMIL, encoded by the exons ATGAAATCAGTTACATCTGTGTCTCTCCTGCTCCTCTCAGGGCTTGCCTCGTCGCTCGCTCAAGACAGCACGAAAGCATCACCGGACACTGCCTCCTTGACGTTAGCATCCGGTACAGCTAGCACGAGCGGAACCAGCCATGAAGTCGAGAAGGAGCATGCCAGATGCTTCCAGGATTGCTACAGAAAGTATGGAAGCTTTCCGAACTGCTCCCTTGGCAAGGACAAGTTCTTTGAGTGCTGGTGCGACGAGGACGATTGGGTAGAGAGGGAAGAAGATTGCGTGTGGGATGTGTGTGGAGTTGATGCCTATAACA GTTATGGCGACATACAAAGGAGTCTTTGCGCAAAGGTCGAAGCTCCCTCTAGCAAGGTCACTAAGACGGCGACTTCA ACCTCAACTGAGGCCCGGACTAGCCAGACTACCGCTCATTCCGAGTCGACGAGCTCCGCTTCTGCTCAAACTGGCGCGACGACTTCCGAAACCAGCACCACTTCCGATTCTAGCAGTGCTTCCAGTGCTTCCTCTGCTGTCACCCAGCATGAGACAGCCGGGGCAACCCAGGAACCAAATGGAGGCGTAGCTGGCCTGGCTTCTGGTGCAAAGGCCGGattggttgtggttgtcaCGTATCTTGTTTTCATGATTCTTTAA
- a CDS encoding Asparaginase has product MLPSFVNTAARVLALGVLLVPAVQADFGAGLEWISTNKSLPKVVIYSARGTILSASNYSRLDNVNYGSGVGPTPQQLIGNVSEVLDVAQLAVVNFNVSGGSSGLNSSLYLNISQHANRQLCDPDSDIVGAIMFHGTNTLEETAFGVDLTFNCSKPFIATGAMRPDTYVSPDGRSNFYQAVAAAVSPASRNRGGLIAFNDRITSIFYSTKLNANTPDTFKSLEQGNLGAFLGGQPFYYFGPAYPTGRPYFDVTNTTELPSVAIFFGHQGFDASLMHAAVANGAKGLVVMGPGAASLSPGAREAAAELFKKGIPTVAVARPTTGTGVPSINPGPVFFSSYVGAEQARVMLQLAINAGLSLDEIRDLFETPLREAVYAPWANQLAYY; this is encoded by the exons ATGCTGCCTTCTTTTGTTAATACCGCCGCTCGGGTTTTGGCCCTCGGAGTTCTTCTGGTTCCCGCCGTCCAGGCTGACTTTGGCGCTGGCCTAGAATGGATCTCTACAAACAAGTCTTTACCAAAAGTCGT CATCTATAGCGCTAGAGGCACCATCCTCTCTGCATCAAACTATAGCCGACTTGACAATGTCAACTACGGTTCCGGAGTTGGGCCCACGCCACAGCAGCTGATCGGCAACGTTTCAGAGGTTCTGGATGTCGCCCAGTTGGCAGTTGTCAACTTCAACGTCTCCGGTGGCAGCTCGGGCTTGAACTCGTCGCTCTATCTCAACATTAGCCAGCACGCCAACCGACAGCTATGTGACCCAGACTCGGATATTGTTGGTGCCATCATGTTTCACGGCACAAACACTCTTGAAGAGACG GCCTTTGGAGTTGATCTTACCTTCAACTGCTCCAAGCCATTCATTGCTACTGGTGCCATGCGCCCAGACACTTACGTCTCTCCTGACGGACGTTCAAACTTTTACCAGgctgtcgctgctgctgtctcCCCCGCATCACGCAACCGCGGAGGTTTGATTGCTTTCAACGACCG AATTACCTCGATATTCTACTCCACAAAGCTCAATGCCAACACTCCAGATACCTTCAAGTCCTTGGAACAGGGCAATCTGGGAGCGTTCTTGGGCGGCCAGCCATTCTACTACTTCGGCCCAGCTTATCCAACTGGTCGGCCTTATTTCGACGTTACCAACACGACTGAACTGCCTTCTGTTGCCATTTTCTTCGGACACC AGGGTTTTGATGCTTCGCTGATGCACGCAGCTGTTGCTAACGGCGCTAA GGGTCTGGTTGTCATGGGCCCTGGAGCAGCTTCCCTCAGCCCCGGTGCCCGAGAAGCTGCCGCGGAACTCTTCAAGAAGGGCATCCCAACCGTTGCTGTGGCCCGACCTACCACTGGAACTGGCGTACCATCCATTAATCCTGGCCCCGT TTTCTTCTCAAGCTATGTTGGTGCTGAGCAGGCCCGTGTGATGCTCCAGCTTGCAATCAACGCCGGACTTAGCCTCGACGAGATTCGGGATTTGTTTGAAACCCCTTTGAGAGAGGCGGTTTACGCCCCTTGGGCTAACCAGCTTGCCTATTACTAG
- a CDS encoding CVNH domain-containing protein codes for MDEYDPEDPSLLIRSKINFHLAAKEIELIQGHFLRAYISWDGDWRQVTLDLDQYIGNSEGRLVWGGKDFSWSSTKVELSRDIYGWCPGLYATSMDSRGRALRSVLNLAQCIGIENGALVCSPDMRFVVEPVVNERQAILYFQVRS; via the exons ATGGACGAATACGATCCAGAAGATCCGAGCCTGCTCATACGGAGCAAAATCAACTTCCACCTCGCCGCCAAAGAGATCGAACTCATACAAGGTCACTTTCTGAGGGCCTATATTTCTTGGGATGGGGACTGGAGGCAGGTAACGCTTGACCTAGACCAGTACATCGGGAACAGCGAGGGCCGCCTTGTCTGGGGTGGCAAGG ATTTCTCTTGGTCATCCACAAAGGTTGAACTTTCCAGAGATATCTACGGCTGGTGTCCCGGGCTTTATGCAACCTCCATGGATTCTCGCGGTCGGGCCCTACGCAGCGTCCTCAACTTGGCCCAGTGCATTGGCATAGAAAACGGTGCCCTTGTTTGCT CTCCCGACATGCGATTCGTGGTGGAGCCGGTGGTCAATGAACGACAGGCGATCCTCTACTTTCAAGTGCGATCTTAG